In Fervidobacterium thailandense, a genomic segment contains:
- a CDS encoding DUF2201 family putative metallopeptidase — translation MNSQEKLRYVVNSLIRKNPFYGYLLLGTSYREAQVRNVTLTLSKSGDFVLLYNPVAVAAKSEELLEALVLHELMHYINRHYLIKPKDERDKKIWDLAKDAAINQFIPLLDAYSIPLNVLIAEGHGTDNEIIFVGPPVDMLNRTAEEYHDYIISELRRNDSFDLEVVAESLPNEHSETFDLPLDVVLELLDERIGKAFNLFGHELPSGLMELIGKSVGSARIDWRTALQRFFGVSQRSDKYQTPLRPNRRYEDQPGWRYTYEPRITVIIDTSGSIIEEEMNEFLTEVESIARVVGGFKLIQVDKSVRFVTEYRLGKWKDLEIYGGGETDLQPAVDMAEHDFRSEGIVIFTDGYVDLPKVTRRVLFVLSRQHNVDFYLDAKRIYGSVYVLGG, via the coding sequence CTGAATTCACAAGAAAAGCTCAGGTACGTTGTTAATTCTTTGATCAGGAAAAATCCCTTCTACGGTTACCTACTACTGGGGACCTCCTACCGGGAAGCACAGGTCAGGAACGTTACACTAACACTCTCAAAAAGTGGAGATTTTGTGTTGCTGTACAACCCCGTTGCCGTTGCTGCGAAGAGCGAAGAACTGCTGGAAGCACTCGTTCTCCACGAGCTGATGCACTATATTAACAGACATTACCTCATAAAGCCAAAAGACGAGCGTGATAAAAAGATCTGGGATCTGGCGAAAGATGCTGCGATAAATCAGTTCATCCCTCTGCTTGATGCTTACTCGATACCGCTCAACGTCCTGATCGCCGAAGGTCACGGAACGGACAACGAAATTATCTTCGTCGGACCACCGGTTGATATGCTCAACCGAACCGCCGAGGAGTACCACGATTACATAATTTCCGAGTTACGGAGGAACGATAGCTTCGACCTGGAGGTCGTTGCCGAGTCCTTACCAAACGAGCACTCTGAAACCTTCGACCTGCCACTCGATGTTGTTTTGGAGTTACTCGATGAGCGAATCGGGAAAGCGTTCAACCTCTTTGGTCACGAGTTGCCATCCGGTCTAATGGAACTCATCGGGAAGTCGGTAGGAAGCGCACGTATCGATTGGAGGACGGCACTCCAGAGATTTTTCGGAGTTTCCCAACGCTCGGATAAGTACCAAACCCCGCTCAGACCGAACCGGCGGTACGAAGACCAACCGGGTTGGAGGTACACGTACGAGCCAAGGATCACAGTCATCATCGATACGAGTGGAAGTATAATTGAGGAGGAGATGAACGAATTCTTAACGGAAGTCGAATCGATCGCCCGGGTAGTCGGGGGCTTCAAGCTCATACAGGTGGATAAATCCGTCAGGTTTGTCACCGAGTACAGACTCGGGAAGTGGAAAGATCTGGAGATCTACGGTGGTGGTGAAACCGACTTGCAACCGGCCGTTGATATGGCCGAACACGACTTCAGGTCCGAAGGGATAGTGATCTTCACGGATGGTTACGTCGACCTTCCGAAGGTCACAAGGCGTGTACTCTTCGTCTTGAGTCGACAGCACAACGTGGATTTTTACCTCGATGCGAAGAGAATTTACGGCAGTGTCTACGTTCTGGGAGGTTAG
- a CDS encoding cell division protein FtsA encodes MIFALDIGTRKVAGLLVSMNEQEKMVVHDLVLMEHEHRAMLDGQIHDVEKVARTVRAIKEELERRNNVKLDKVAVALAGRFLKTYIGEASADVSGYSEITSDIVTRLELDAVADATKNIEPHMYCVGYSVLRYELDGSWFKRLEGLKGEKASVKVVSTFLPNQVVEAMLAVVKRVGLVITHLTLEPIAAVNVTVPEDLRILNIALVDVGAGTSDIAISKDGTIVAYGMVPLAGDEITEAITRKFLLDFQTAEYVKRNFSNHEKLKVRNILDKEREITKEEVLSAIRPVIDEITKRIASEIFELNGERPQVVMIVGGGAKVPLFEELLAKHLGMEPDYVSLKTPRNLDFVDQTGLITGSEFITPLGIGYTALTRTGAVFEQVTVNGEPIQLIGFKGAYTVWEVLLQSGRDVTTFLGRPGRSLVIELDGQPVVIRGQLPVAAPVKINGKDATLRDIVHHGDNIEVGEAINGKDASASLYDVVPPVRLKSLESGQIIEYHPGAILNGREVNANASLNDGDVIKTVPVKVKKIREFLSNDLVKIEYSVNNVYREVYAGEVKIFKGELELSDENSVAPGEELEYAIIVRYPKVSELPELEKMSVLIKLNGEQKLITKDGALVWVNDRLVPPDYEIRDGDKIRTQVVESNGFIVADVLALFNVDIKNVKSYRIIKNGQPAGFTDPLENGDELEVAFEFKTPESGME; translated from the coding sequence TTGATTTTCGCACTCGACATAGGTACGCGTAAAGTGGCCGGTTTGCTCGTGTCGATGAATGAACAGGAGAAGATGGTCGTTCACGATCTCGTGCTGATGGAACACGAGCACAGGGCTATGCTCGATGGTCAGATACACGATGTTGAAAAGGTAGCCAGAACCGTGCGCGCAATCAAGGAGGAACTTGAACGCAGGAACAACGTCAAGCTCGATAAAGTTGCCGTCGCGCTCGCTGGCCGTTTTCTCAAGACTTACATCGGTGAAGCTTCCGCGGATGTGAGCGGTTATTCGGAGATCACCTCCGACATCGTTACAAGGCTGGAACTGGACGCAGTTGCGGATGCGACCAAGAACATTGAGCCGCACATGTACTGTGTGGGCTATTCCGTCCTCAGGTACGAGCTCGACGGTTCCTGGTTCAAGAGGCTCGAAGGGTTGAAAGGTGAGAAGGCGTCGGTTAAGGTTGTTTCAACGTTCTTACCGAACCAGGTTGTCGAAGCAATGCTCGCGGTCGTGAAAAGGGTAGGACTGGTCATCACGCACCTCACACTCGAACCCATCGCCGCGGTGAACGTGACCGTGCCGGAGGACCTAAGGATCCTGAACATCGCACTTGTTGATGTTGGGGCGGGTACCAGCGATATTGCGATTTCCAAGGATGGTACCATAGTTGCGTACGGGATGGTACCACTGGCTGGTGATGAGATAACGGAAGCCATAACTAGGAAGTTCTTACTCGATTTTCAAACGGCCGAATACGTGAAGCGTAACTTCAGTAACCACGAAAAACTCAAGGTACGCAACATCCTTGACAAGGAACGTGAAATCACCAAGGAAGAGGTACTATCCGCCATCAGGCCCGTTATCGACGAGATAACCAAGAGGATCGCATCCGAGATATTCGAACTCAACGGCGAACGTCCGCAGGTTGTCATGATAGTCGGTGGCGGTGCGAAGGTCCCACTCTTTGAGGAGCTCTTGGCCAAACACCTGGGAATGGAACCAGACTACGTTTCGCTCAAAACCCCGCGCAACCTGGATTTCGTCGACCAGACCGGCTTGATAACCGGAAGCGAGTTTATCACACCGCTAGGTATAGGTTACACGGCACTCACACGAACTGGGGCCGTTTTTGAGCAAGTGACCGTCAACGGTGAACCGATACAGCTCATAGGCTTTAAGGGAGCCTACACGGTTTGGGAAGTCCTGTTGCAATCGGGTAGGGACGTCACCACCTTCCTCGGTCGACCGGGTCGCTCCCTTGTAATCGAGTTGGACGGTCAGCCGGTTGTCATCCGTGGACAACTTCCGGTCGCCGCTCCGGTGAAGATAAACGGGAAGGACGCGACGCTTAGGGATATCGTGCACCACGGTGACAACATCGAAGTTGGAGAGGCAATCAACGGAAAGGATGCATCGGCAAGCCTGTACGACGTCGTACCACCTGTGAGGTTGAAATCGCTCGAAAGCGGGCAGATCATCGAGTACCATCCTGGTGCGATCCTCAACGGGCGCGAGGTAAACGCGAACGCTTCGTTGAACGATGGGGACGTTATCAAGACCGTTCCCGTTAAGGTTAAGAAAATCAGGGAGTTCCTGTCGAACGATCTCGTTAAGATAGAGTACTCCGTGAACAACGTCTACCGCGAGGTGTACGCAGGCGAGGTGAAGATATTCAAAGGTGAACTGGAACTTTCCGACGAGAACAGTGTGGCACCTGGTGAAGAACTTGAATACGCGATAATCGTTAGATACCCGAAGGTTTCCGAGTTACCGGAACTTGAAAAGATGAGCGTGCTCATTAAGCTCAACGGGGAACAGAAGTTGATAACCAAAGACGGAGCCCTGGTTTGGGTGAACGATAGGCTCGTGCCCCCGGATTACGAGATCCGCGATGGGGATAAGATACGCACCCAAGTTGTGGAAAGTAACGGTTTCATCGTGGCGGATGTTCTGGCGCTCTTCAACGTGGATATTAAGAACGTCAAGAGCTACAGGATAATCAAGAACGGCCAGCCCGCGGGATTCACGGATCCATTAGAAAACGGTGACGAACTCGAAGTTGCGTTCGAGTTCAAAACTCCGGAGTCGGGGATGGAATAA
- a CDS encoding endonuclease MutS2: MTTLFEDGFGTDPKDYNSYLETLRRKIDYELVLAGYEKYCLSSYGKEYLRSLNPGTVELESEYGCISEMITYIRESGIPDSDAFTEVRPLLGKVENGLVLDGTELLEFLKFFEGVGNLKKTFKFQRGPLFSQNLLATLTSRLGNYEELVKAIRHVVDEQGNVKDDASVLLKKIRTEYAETVKQLRHKVERFVSNYQNLMQELTYTIKNERYVLPIKANERGKVKGIVHGTSASGLTVYVEPEELIPLNDRLKVLLEEESREVTRILRELSSHIFQSAGHIKRDIEVLKRLDAIIARARYALEHNAALIIPSGRYLKLVKARHPLLAPDKVVPIDLELPTDKLGMVITGPNTGGKTVSLKTIALCILLAKSGFPVLVSESSRIPDLKVFVDIGDPQDILENLSTFSGHVVNIKNALEMADEDSIVLIDELGSGTDPYEGSAIALGIIEELIERRIKFIVTTHLTPIKLYAMSHDKIVTASMEFDPESLAPTYRILMNVPGASHAFEIAAKYGLPENVLQRARKHLNEDHIRIEELIKNLNVHVSELEAKKRELEATLREYNKQKRELEEKYKLLKVKRVEEFDKEIRNVYKEIQEAKRNLQIALQSTRTSSESLIKKRLKEIEREEEKVQALQDKIEKVMYETAFQKEERSIEVGDFVRLVDGTAVGKVVEKKGEKFVVDFNGIRIEVKPEKIVKVQTKPESTVEVPEQGRDSRTSMPRIPLKTNEIDVRGLTVEEAVEKIDEFIDQLVLSDFSVGYIIHGKGTGRLATGIWNYLRNDKRVKSYRFGRPDEGGVGVTVVEV; this comes from the coding sequence ATGACCACACTCTTTGAGGATGGATTTGGGACGGATCCGAAAGATTACAACTCGTACCTTGAAACGCTGAGACGGAAGATAGATTACGAACTGGTACTTGCTGGCTACGAGAAGTACTGCTTGTCGAGTTACGGAAAAGAGTACCTCCGTTCACTCAACCCTGGGACCGTCGAGTTAGAGTCCGAGTACGGCTGTATTTCCGAGATGATCACTTACATCCGTGAAAGCGGTATCCCGGATTCGGACGCGTTTACCGAGGTTCGACCACTTTTGGGGAAGGTCGAGAATGGCCTTGTGCTTGATGGTACTGAACTACTCGAGTTTTTAAAGTTTTTCGAGGGTGTTGGAAATCTGAAAAAAACTTTCAAATTCCAGCGCGGACCGTTGTTCAGCCAGAACCTACTGGCTACTTTGACTTCAAGGTTGGGAAATTACGAGGAGCTGGTCAAAGCCATAAGACACGTTGTTGACGAACAAGGAAACGTTAAAGACGATGCGTCGGTACTCTTGAAAAAAATACGCACCGAGTACGCCGAAACGGTCAAACAACTGCGCCACAAGGTGGAAAGGTTCGTCAGTAACTACCAGAACCTGATGCAGGAACTTACCTACACGATAAAGAACGAGCGCTACGTGTTACCTATAAAGGCGAATGAACGCGGTAAGGTCAAGGGCATCGTGCATGGTACATCCGCCTCCGGATTGACGGTGTACGTAGAACCAGAAGAGCTGATACCACTGAACGACAGGTTGAAGGTTCTACTCGAAGAAGAATCCAGGGAGGTCACAAGGATCTTAAGAGAACTCAGCTCGCATATTTTTCAGTCCGCCGGTCACATAAAGAGAGATATTGAGGTTTTGAAACGTCTGGACGCGATTATTGCGCGCGCTCGGTACGCACTCGAGCACAACGCCGCGTTAATAATACCGTCGGGACGGTACCTGAAATTGGTGAAAGCCAGACATCCGCTTCTTGCTCCCGATAAAGTCGTTCCCATTGATCTGGAGTTACCAACCGACAAGCTTGGGATGGTTATCACCGGTCCGAACACGGGTGGTAAGACAGTCTCGCTAAAGACGATAGCACTTTGTATTTTGCTTGCAAAGTCCGGTTTTCCCGTGCTCGTTTCGGAAAGTTCCAGGATTCCGGATTTAAAGGTCTTTGTGGATATCGGTGATCCCCAGGACATTCTGGAAAATTTGAGTACCTTTTCCGGACATGTGGTGAACATAAAGAATGCGCTTGAGATGGCCGATGAGGATTCCATCGTACTCATAGACGAGCTTGGCTCGGGAACGGATCCGTACGAAGGTAGTGCGATAGCGCTTGGTATCATCGAGGAGTTGATCGAGAGGAGAATAAAATTCATCGTTACCACGCATCTCACACCGATAAAACTCTACGCGATGTCTCACGATAAAATAGTGACAGCCTCCATGGAGTTTGATCCCGAAAGTCTCGCGCCGACCTACAGGATACTCATGAACGTACCCGGCGCCTCGCACGCGTTCGAAATCGCCGCGAAGTACGGACTACCCGAAAACGTGCTCCAGCGTGCGAGAAAACATCTTAACGAGGACCATATACGGATCGAGGAGCTGATCAAGAATCTCAACGTACATGTGAGTGAACTTGAGGCGAAAAAACGAGAACTTGAAGCGACGTTGAGGGAGTACAACAAACAAAAACGCGAGCTGGAAGAAAAGTACAAACTCTTGAAGGTAAAAAGGGTTGAGGAGTTCGATAAGGAAATACGCAACGTTTACAAGGAAATTCAGGAGGCCAAGCGAAACCTGCAAATTGCACTTCAGAGCACGAGGACTTCGAGTGAGAGCCTCATAAAGAAGCGACTTAAGGAGATCGAACGCGAAGAGGAGAAGGTTCAGGCCCTCCAGGACAAGATAGAGAAGGTGATGTACGAAACGGCTTTTCAAAAGGAAGAACGTAGTATTGAAGTTGGTGACTTTGTGCGCTTGGTTGATGGCACGGCGGTTGGAAAGGTTGTCGAAAAGAAGGGTGAAAAGTTCGTTGTAGATTTCAACGGGATTAGAATAGAGGTAAAGCCCGAGAAGATAGTTAAGGTTCAAACCAAACCGGAGTCTACCGTTGAAGTACCGGAGCAGGGCCGCGACTCGCGTACGTCGATGCCGAGAATACCGCTCAAAACCAACGAGATTGACGTACGCGGATTGACCGTGGAGGAAGCTGTTGAAAAAATTGACGAGTTCATAGATCAGCTGGTACTTTCGGATTTTTCCGTCGGTTACATCATCCACGGTAAGGGAACTGGACGTCTCGCCACGGGGATTTGGAATTACCTGAGGAACGACAAGAGGGTGAAGAGTTACCGCTTCGGTAGACCTGATGAGGGTGGTGTCGGTGTAACGGTCGTTGAAGTTTAA
- the argF gene encoding ornithine carbamoyltransferase: MAVNMKGRSLLSLMDNTPEEIRYLLDIAKQVKAESRAGIRHQRFVGKTLALIFEKRSTRTRLAFETAFAEEGGHPIFLSIQDIQLGAKESIEDTARVLGRMVDAIEFRGFKQETVELLAKYAGVPVYNGLTDLFHPTQVLADLMTIEEEFGRLKGIKLVFMGDGRNNMANSLMVGAAKMGMHYVICSPESLRPEKWLVDECMKFAQESGAIIEFTDNPDEAVKGADVIYTDVWASMGEEDKAEERRKLLRPYQVNEELMKKTGKPETIFMHCLPAVKGEEVTFEVIEGKQSRVWDEAENRKHTIKAVLIATLL; the protein is encoded by the coding sequence ATGGCCGTAAACATGAAGGGAAGGTCCCTGCTTTCGTTGATGGATAACACGCCCGAGGAAATCAGGTACCTGCTCGATATCGCAAAACAGGTCAAAGCCGAGAGTAGAGCCGGAATCAGGCACCAAAGGTTCGTTGGAAAAACACTTGCCTTGATATTCGAAAAGAGATCCACCAGAACGAGGCTCGCATTCGAAACCGCGTTCGCAGAGGAAGGTGGCCACCCGATATTCCTCTCGATCCAGGACATCCAGCTCGGTGCGAAGGAGTCCATAGAGGATACGGCACGCGTGCTCGGTAGGATGGTCGACGCTATCGAATTTAGGGGGTTCAAACAGGAGACCGTTGAGCTACTCGCAAAGTACGCCGGTGTCCCCGTCTACAACGGTCTCACGGACCTCTTCCACCCAACTCAGGTGCTTGCCGACCTCATGACGATCGAAGAAGAGTTCGGAAGATTGAAGGGCATCAAGCTCGTCTTCATGGGCGATGGAAGGAACAACATGGCCAACTCGCTCATGGTTGGTGCCGCGAAGATGGGGATGCACTACGTGATTTGTTCTCCGGAATCCCTCAGACCGGAGAAATGGCTCGTTGATGAATGTATGAAGTTTGCGCAGGAAAGTGGCGCGATCATCGAGTTCACGGATAACCCGGATGAAGCCGTGAAGGGGGCAGATGTTATTTACACCGACGTCTGGGCATCGATGGGTGAAGAAGACAAGGCCGAGGAGAGAAGGAAGTTACTCAGACCGTACCAGGTGAACGAGGAATTGATGAAAAAGACGGGCAAGCCTGAAACGATATTCATGCACTGCCTCCCGGCTGTAAAAGGAGAAGAAGTCACGTTTGAGGTTATCGAAGGCAAGCAGTCAAGGGTTTGGGACGAGGCCGAGAACAGAAAACACACGATTAAAGCTGTTCTGATTGCAACACTCCTCTGA
- the yqeK gene encoding bis(5'-nucleosyl)-tetraphosphatase (symmetrical) YqeK: MPKSSTRKNIIPELEELVRRLVLPERFNHIRGVLEFSLALSKVHSLDPIRLQVMALAHDLFRDLPADKLIRMARAYSLRVPELYRKHPILLHGPLASTFLTRRFKIRDREILLGVKYHTSGHPKLGPYGKVLVISDSVEFGRDYESVEELRRLAFTSLELAYSEVIRNKIIYAVKNDLLLLPETLKTWNSMMEVGRYENEAVEYE; the protein is encoded by the coding sequence ATGCCTAAGAGTTCAACGCGGAAGAACATTATACCCGAGTTAGAAGAACTCGTTCGAAGGTTGGTGCTTCCAGAACGTTTCAACCATATACGCGGAGTACTCGAGTTTTCTCTCGCACTTTCAAAAGTCCACAGTTTGGATCCCATAAGATTGCAGGTTATGGCCCTCGCACACGACCTCTTTCGCGACCTCCCAGCGGATAAGCTTATCCGGATGGCGCGGGCTTACAGTCTCAGGGTTCCCGAGTTGTACAGGAAACACCCCATTTTACTCCACGGTCCTTTAGCATCCACCTTTCTCACCAGAAGGTTTAAGATAAGGGACCGCGAAATCCTTTTAGGTGTCAAATACCACACTTCCGGACACCCGAAGCTCGGCCCTTACGGAAAGGTTCTGGTCATCTCCGATTCGGTAGAATTCGGTCGCGATTACGAAAGCGTCGAAGAGCTCAGAAGACTGGCCTTCACTTCCCTTGAGCTTGCGTACAGTGAGGTTATACGAAACAAGATCATTTACGCGGTGAAAAATGATCTTCTACTTCTTCCGGAGACGTTGAAGACGTGGAATTCTATGATGGAGGTTGGCAGGTATGAGAACGAGGCCGTTGAGTACGAGTAA